The following proteins come from a genomic window of Malus domestica chromosome 02, GDT2T_hap1:
- the LOC103420005 gene encoding glyoxylase I 4-like yields the protein MEIEEVSNCEALPLLSLNHVSLLCRSVWTSMRFYEEVLGFVLIKRPSSFNFNGAWLYSYGIGIHLIESPAMEDYELRPINPKDNHISFQCTDVGLVKRRLQDMGMRYVTAVVEDDGVKVDQVFFHDPDGYMIELCNCENIPIIPISACSFKPRGSSFKKAPTSCGFMETLMMESLSLDMMNFSF from the exons ATGGAGATTGAGGAAGTAAGCAACTGCGAGGCACTGCCTTTGCTCTCTTTAAATCATGTGTCCTTGTTGTGCAGATCAGTGTGGACTTCCATGAGGTTCTATGAAGAAGTGTTGGGGTTTGTTCTCATCAAACGCCCCTCTTCTTTCAACTTCAATGGAGCCTG GTTGTATAGTTATGGCATTGGGATACACTTGATTGAAAGTCCAGCAATGGAAGACTATGAATTGCGACCGATCAATCCCAAGGACAACCACATCTCCTTCCAG TGCACTGATGTTGGACTTGTTAAGAGGAGGCTGCAAGATATGGGGATGAGGTACGTGACAGCCGTGGTGGAGGATGACGGGGTCAAGGTAGACCAGGTGTTCTTCCATGACCCAGATGGGTATATGATCGAGCTCTGCAACTGTGAGAACATCCCAATCATTCCaatctctgcttgttccttcaaGCCCAGAGGCAGCAGTTTCAAGAAGGCACCGACTAGTTGTGGATTCATGGAGACTCTGATGATGGAAAGCTTGAGCCTGGACATGATGAACTTCTCCTTTTGA
- the LOC103420004 gene encoding pentatricopeptide repeat-containing protein At1g09820 has product MLKLLSSSSACLHAGRTCTRLCSSTSTSTTPTSPPFNLPLISELIEKQHWSEFKTHLKDLSFVTVARQLFDAGADSKIILRYFTWSQKDHKFTHPLELTCRLLHSLANVKEYSDIRAFLDRFVRSHENHSVSSIFHLLPMGGSQFCANCVIVDMLVLAYVKNMRTRLGFEAFQRAGDYGFKLSKLACNPLLSGLVKENEIGCVEYVYKEIIRRRIEADLFTFNIVINGLCKVGKLNKARDITNDMKARGIPPNVVTYNSLIDGYCKMGGLGKMHKADAILKEMVAYNIRPNEITFNILIDGFCKDENVASALKVFEEMKQGLKPNVVTYNSLINGLCCNGKLDEACGLRDEMLRLGLKPNIVTYNALINGFCKKKRMKEARELFDDIRNQGMAPNVITYNMLIDAYCKDERMEEAYALFHSMSERGVSPNTSTFNCQISGFCRQGNVGTARKFLDEMESRGLKADPITYNILIDGLCKGGESRKAERLLNEMFKKGLSPSHVTYNTLMDGYCREGNMKAALNVRVQMEKEGKRANIVTFNVLIKGCCMKGKLEVANKLLNEMLEKGLIPNRTTYEVVKEEMMDKGFLPDIDGHLYNISRS; this is encoded by the coding sequence ATGCTGAAgctcctctcctcctcctccgcatGCCTCCATGCCGGCCGAACCTGCACCAGACTCTGCTCCTCAACTTCCACCTCCACAACTCCAACATCACCGCCATTCAACCTCCCATTAATTTCAGAGCTCATAGAAAAGCAACACTGGTCGGAGTTCAAAACCCATCTCAAAGACTTGAGCTTTGTGACAGTTGCCCGCCAACTGTTCGACGCGGGAGCTGACTCAAAGATAATACTGAGGTACTTCACTTGGTCCCAGAAGGATCACAAATTTACTCACCCTCTTGAACTTACTTGTAGGCTCTTGCACTCCCTAGCAAATGTGAAAGAGTACTCGGATATCAGAGCTTTCTTGGATAGATTTGTTAGAAGCCATGAAAATCATTCAGTTTCTTCGATTTTTCACTTGCTTCCAATGGGTGGGAGTCAGTTTTGTGCAAATTGTGTTATAGTTGATATGTTGGTGTTGGCATATGTGAAAAATATGAGGACCCGGTTGGGTTTCGAGGCGTTTCAGAGAGCCGGTGATTACGGGTTTAAGTTGTCGAAATTGGCTTGTAACCCTTTGTTGAGTGGTTTGGTGAAGGAAAATGAAATTGGGTGTGTTGAGTATGTGTACAAAGAGATTATTAGGAGGAGGATAGAGGCTGATTTGTTCACTTTCAATATTGTGATTAATGGGTTGTGTAAAGTTGGGAAATTGAACAAGGCAAGGGATATTACTAACGACATGAAGGCTCGTGGGATCCCACCGAATGTGGTTACTTATAATTCTCTTATTGACGGGTATTGCAAAATGGGCGGTTTGGGGAAGATGCACAAAGCCGATGCCATTTTGAAGGAGATGGTGGCGTATAATATTCGCCCGAATGAGATTacttttaatattttgattgaTGGGTTCTGTAAAGATGAAAATGTCGCATCTGCACTCAAGGTTTTCGAGGAAATGAAGCAGGGTTTGAAACCCAATGTGGTTACATATAATTCACTTATTAATGGGTTATGTTGTAATGGGAAGCTGGACGAGGCTTGTGGTTTGCGGGATGAAATGCTTCGACTTGGTTTGAAGCCAAATATAGTTACCTACAATGCACTCATAAATGGGTtctgcaagaagaagaggaTGAAGGAAGCTAGAGAGTTGTTTGATGACATTAGGAACCAAGGTATGGCGCCTAATGTTATAACCTATAATATGCTAATTGATGCTTACTGTAAGGATGAGAGGATGGAGGAAGCATATGCATTGTTTCATTCAATGTCAGAGAGAGGGGTTTCCCCCAACACTTCGACATTTAACTGCCAAATTTCTGGTTTCTGTAGGCAAGGAAACGTGGGAACAGCCAGGAAGTTCTTAGATGAAATGGAGAGTAGGGGCTTGAAAGCTGATCCCATAACGTATAATATATTAATAGATGGATTGTGCAAAGGAGGGGAGTCCAGAAAGGCAGAAAGGTTATTGAATGAGATGTTCAAAAAGGGTTTGAGTCCTAGCCATGTGACATACAATACCTTGATGGATGGGTATTGCAGGGAAGGAAACATGAAGGCAGCTTTGAATGTGAGGGTACAGATGGAGAAAGAAGGGAAGCGGGCAAATATTGTAACATTCAACGTGTTGATCAAGGGATGTTGCATGAAGGGCAAACTTGAAGTTGCAAATAAACTTCTTAATGAGATGTTGGAGAAAGGTTTGATCCCAAATCGAACTACTTATGAAGTAGTAAAAGAAGAAATGATGGACAAAGGTTTCCTTCCTGATATAGATGGACATCTGTATAATATCTCTCGTTCTTAG
- the LOC103436121 gene encoding B-box zinc finger protein 19-like isoform X1, with amino-acid sequence MRTLCDSCESAAAIVFCAADEAALCRACDEKVHMCNKLASRHVRVGLATPSEVPRCDICENAPAFFYCEIDGSSLCLQCDMIVHVGGKRMHGRYLVLRQRVEFPGDKPGNSDDPASQPIDPAEIRRVQQHHPPRMTIGENPQNHRVSPIRASDANADGHVKMDNKLIDLNMKPHRMHGQASNKED; translated from the exons ATGAGAACACTTTGTGATTCCTGTGAAAGCGCAGCCGCAATCGTGTTTTGCGCTGCCGACGAGGCTGCTCTTTGCCGCGCCTGCGACGAGAAG GTTCATATGTGCAATAAGCTTGCTAGCCGGCATGTTCGCGTTGGTCTTGCAACTCCAAGTGAGGTTCCCCGCTGTGACATTTGTGAAAACGCACCTG CTTTCTTTTATTGCGAGATAGATGGAAGTTCCCTCTGTTTGCAATGTGATATGATTGTTCATGTTGGAGGCAAAAGAATGCATGGAAGATATCTTGTACTGAGACAAAGAGTTGAG TTTCCAGGAGATAAACCTGGTAATAGTGATGACCCAGCTTCCCAACCCATTGATCCAGCTGAGATCAGAAGAGTACAACAACACCATCCACCTAGAATGACAATAGGAGAGAACCCGCAAAATCACCGGGTGTCCCCTATTCGTGCTTCAGATGCCAATGCTGATGGGCATGTAAAGATGGATAATAAGTTGATTGATTTGAACATGAAGCCTCATCGGATGCATGGACAAGCTTCAAACAAAGAG GACTAG
- the LOC103436121 gene encoding B-box zinc finger protein 19-like isoform X2, which translates to MCNKLASRHVRVGLATPSEVPRCDICENAPAFFYCEIDGSSLCLQCDMIVHVGGKRMHGRYLVLRQRVEFPGDKPGNSDDPASQPIDPAEIRRVQQHHPPRMTIGENPQNHRVSPIRASDANADGHVKMDNKLIDLNMKPHRMHGQASNKED; encoded by the exons ATGTGCAATAAGCTTGCTAGCCGGCATGTTCGCGTTGGTCTTGCAACTCCAAGTGAGGTTCCCCGCTGTGACATTTGTGAAAACGCACCTG CTTTCTTTTATTGCGAGATAGATGGAAGTTCCCTCTGTTTGCAATGTGATATGATTGTTCATGTTGGAGGCAAAAGAATGCATGGAAGATATCTTGTACTGAGACAAAGAGTTGAG TTTCCAGGAGATAAACCTGGTAATAGTGATGACCCAGCTTCCCAACCCATTGATCCAGCTGAGATCAGAAGAGTACAACAACACCATCCACCTAGAATGACAATAGGAGAGAACCCGCAAAATCACCGGGTGTCCCCTATTCGTGCTTCAGATGCCAATGCTGATGGGCATGTAAAGATGGATAATAAGTTGATTGATTTGAACATGAAGCCTCATCGGATGCATGGACAAGCTTCAAACAAAGAG GACTAG